The segment GGCGTCGCCGGGGCCGTCCTCCAGGGGATCGATTCGACCAGCAAGGGCGAGGTCGGGGATCTCGGCGAGTCCCTGCGCCAGGGGTCTCTGGCCGACCTGGCCCCGGCCCCCGCCGCCGGCGCCGAGGGGGCCCTCCTGGACGGCGTGCTGCTGGGGCGCTCCCTGGCCTTCACGCTGGGCGTGACCGTGGGAGATGTGGTCACGGTCCTCTCGCCTCTCGGGGGTGGGATCAGCCCCCTCGGGGTCTCGCCCCGCCTGAAGCGCTTCCGGGTGGCCGGGATCTTTGCGGTCGGGATGCACGAGTACGACAGCAGCCTGGCCTACATCGCGATCCCGGCGGCCCAGCAGTTCTTCCGCCTGGGGGGGGCGGTGACCGGCATCGAGGTGAGGCTCCACGATTTCTGGCAGGCGCCCGAGGTGGCGGAGGCGATCCAGGACCGCCTGGGTCCCCCCCACTACGCGCGGACCTGGATGCAGATGTACCAGTCCCTCTTCTCGGCGCTCCGCCTCGAGAAGATCACGATGTTCATCATCCTGGTGATGATCGTGGTGGTCGCCTCCTTCGGGATCGTCAGCACCCTGAGCATGGCCGTGGTGGACAAGCGGAAGGAGATCGCCATCCTGAAATCCATGGGGGCCACGGCGGGGAGCATCCTGAAGATCTTCCTCGTCAAGGGGCTGGTGATCGGGCTGGCTGGCACGGCGATGGGAGTCGTCGGGGGACTGGCCATCACCTTCAATCTGGACCCGATCGTGGCGTTCCTGGAGCGGCTGTTCGGGGTCCGGGCCTTCCCGGCCGAGGTCTACTTCCTGGACCGGCTCCCCCATCAGGTCAACCCGGGGGACCTGGTCGCCATCCTCCTCTCCAGCCTGGCGATCGCGTTTCTGGCCACCGTCTACCCGGCGCTGCAGGCCTCCCGGCTTGACCCGGTGGAGGCGATGCGGTATGAGTGAGCTTGTCCGTGCCCGCGACCTCCAGAAGCACTTCCACCGGGGCGGGGAGACCCTGCACATCCTGAAGGGGGTCTCCCTGACCGTCTCGGCCGGTGAGTTCGTGGCCGTGATTGGACCGTCCGGGGCCGGCAAGAGCACCCTGCTGCACCTTCTCGGGGCGCTCGACCGGCCGACGGGGGGGGAGCTCTACTACGGCGACCGGGCCCTCTGGACCTTGTCGGACGGGGAGTTGGCGGCCTTCCGGAACCGGACGGTCGGGTTCGTGTTCCAGTTTCACCACCTCCTGCCGGAGTTCACGGCTCTGGAGAACGCCATGATGCCGGCCCTGATTGCCGGCAGGCCTCGAGCGGAAGCGGTGGAAGCGGCACGGGGCTTGCTAGGTCAGGTAGGGCTGGGGGAGCGCCTCGAGCACCGGCCCGGTGAGCTGTCGGGGGGTGAGCAACAGCGGGTGGCGGTCGCCCGGGCCCTGGTGACCTCCCCTCGGATCGTGCTGGCGGACGAGCCGACGGGGAACCTCGATCGGAAGACGGGGGAGGAGGTGTTCGCCCTCCTCCGGCTGTTCAACCGGGAGCAGGGCATCGCCTTGGTCCTGGTCACCCACAACGAGGCGTTGTCCCGCCAGGCCGATCGGGTGCTCCGACTGGAGGACGGCCGTCTGGTGGCTCCCGGGGCGGGCGTAGAAATGGGCTAGCCCCGGGTCCGGGCTGGTGGTATACTGCTCACGGTGATCGCGAGAGCCTGGTTCCCGGGCTGTAGGCCACGAGGGGGAGAGGGGACCACATGTTCGAACGGTTCACGGAGCGGGCCCGTAAGGTCATCATCCTGGCGCGCGAGGAGGCCATTCGGCTCGGCCACAACTTCGTGGGCACCGAGCACCTGCTGCTCGGGTTGATCCGCGAGGGGGATGGTCTGGCAGTCGCCATCCTGAAGAAGCTGAACGTGAACCTTTCGGCCGTGAAGTCCGATGTCGAGAAGATCGTCTCAGTCGGCTCCGAGGTCGCCCCGGCCGGAGAGATCCCCTTCACCCCGCAGGCGAAGAAGGTTCTGGAGTACGCCATCTCCGAGGCTCGCTCCCTCGGGCACAACTACATCGGGACCGAGCACCTCCTCCTGGGGCTCATCCGGGAGGGAGAAGGGACCGCCTCGCTCGTCCTGCGGGATTTCGGGGTGACCGTCACCTCCGCCAAGGCCCAGGCCCAGGAGCTCCTGGGGGAGCAGGCGACGAAGGCGACCGCCTCCGCCCGCACCCCGGCCCTGGACGAGTTCGGCCTGGACCTGACCGCTCTGGCCCGCCAGGGGAAGCTCGACCCGGTCATCGGCCGGGAGTCGGAGATCGAGCGGGTCATTCAGATCCTCAGTCGCCGGACCAAGAACAACCCGGTCCTCATCGGGGAGGCGGGGGTGGGGAAGACCGCCATCGTGGAGGGCCTGGCGCAGCGGATCGTGGCCAGCAACGTCCCCGAGACCCTCCTCCGCAAGCGCGTGATCATGCTCGATCTGCCGGGGATGGTGGCCGGGACGAAGTACCGCGGCCAGTTCGAGGAGCGGCTGAAGGCGGTGATCAAGGAGATCCAGCAGGCCCAGAACGTCTCCCTCTTCATCGACGAGCTGCACACCCTGGTGGGGGCGGGAGCGGCCGAGGGGGCCATCGACGCCAGCAACATGCTGAAGCCGGCCCTGGCCCGGGGCGAGATCCAGTGCATCGGTGCCACCACGATGGACGAGTACCGGAAATACATCGAGAAGGACCGGGCGCTGGAGCGCCGCTTCCAGACCATCCTGGTGGGGCCGCCCAGCGTGGACGAGACCATCCGCATCCTCCGGGAGATCAAGGACCGGTACGAGGCCCACCACTCCGCCATCATCACCGACGAGGCGGTCCGGGCCGCCGCCCGCCTCTCGCAGCGGTACATCGCGGACCGGTTCCTGCCCGACAAGGCCATTGATGTCATCGACGAGGCGGGCTCCCGGGCCCGCCTGAAGAGCCTGATGCTTCCCCCGGAGCTGCGGGAGATGGAGAACGAGGTGGAGCGCCTCCGGGTCCAGAAGGAAGACGCCATCCGGACCCAGGCCTTCGAGGTGGCGGCCCGGCTCCGGGACGCGGAGCGGAAGATGCGGGCCGAGCTGGAGGACCGGAAGGCCAAGTGGAAGGAGCAGAAGGCGAAGGAGAAGATCGTCGTCAATGACGAGGATATCGCCTACATCGTCTCCAAGTGGACCGGGATCCCCCTGTACCAGATCGAGGAGGAGGAGTCCTCCAAGCTCCTCCGGATGGAGGCGGAGCTCCAGAAGCGGGTGGTGGGCCAGCTGGAGGCCATCCGGGCCGTGACCCGGGCGATCCGCCGCTCCCGGTCGGGGCTGAAGAACCCCAATCGGCCCGTCGGCTCTTTCATCTTCCTCGGCCCGACCGGGGTGGGGAAGACCGAGCTGGCGAAGGCGCTGGCCGAGTTTCTCTTCGGCACCGAGGAGGCCATCGTCCGGGTGGACATGTCGGAGTACATGGAGCGCTTCTCCGTCTCCCGGCTCATCGGGGCCCCCCCCGGCTACATCGGGTACGACGACAGCGGCCAGTTGACGGAGAAGGTGCGGCGGCGGCCGTTCTCGGTGGTGTTGCTGGATGAGATCGAGAAGGCCCACCCCGAGGTCTTCAACCTCCTGCTCCAGATTCTGGAGGACGGCCACCTGACCGATTCCTACGGCCGGAAGGTGGATTTCAAAAACTCCATCCTGATCATGACCTCGAACATCGGCGCCCGGCAGATCGGTCACCAGGCCCCCTTGGGATTCACCAAGGGCGGCGAAGAGCAGACCTACGAGCGGATGAAGGAGACGGTGCTGAGCGAGCTGAAGAAGGCCTTCAACCCCGAGCTGTTGAACCGGATCGATGAGGTCATCGTCTTCCACCCCCTCAGCAAGGACCACCTGAAGCAGATCGTGGATCTGATGCTCAACCGCCTCCAGAGCCAGCTGGAGGACAAGAAGCTCACCCTGACCGTGGCCGACAACGCCAAGGAGTTCCTCATCGAGAAGGGCTTCGACCCCACGTACGGTGCGCGGCCGCTCCGTCGGGCCATCCAGCGCCACGTGGAGGACCTTCTGGCGGAGGAGATGCTGAAGGGGAACTTCGCGGAGGGGAGCACCGTCCGGGTGCGGGCCGGCGAGGAGGGCCTCATCGTGGAGGAGGTGAACCTGCAGGAGCAGCAAGCCACATAAGCGGGCTCCCCGCCCCCGCCGCCTCCCAGCCCTTGCAAAAGGGCTGTTTTTTTGTCGCCGCCACTTCGTCTGGAGGAGGGACTCCCGGTGGGCCTGGTCCCGCGACCGGCTGCGCACCTCACCCTGGTCCTCGCCTGCCTCCTCCCCGCCTCTCTCCTCGCCCAGGAGGCCCCTCGCATCACCCAGATTGACGTCACCGGCCATCGCCTGGTGGAGGAGAGCGCCATTCGCCTCCGGCTGAAGACCCGGGTCGGCGATCCCTTCAGCGTGGACCGGGTCCGGGAGGACGTGGAAGCCCTCTTTAAAATGGGGTTCTTCGACAACGTGGAGGTGGACGCCACCCCCTTCGAGGGGGGGCTCCGCCTGACGTACCGGGTCATCGAGAAGCCCACGGTCCGCCAGGTCCGGATCGAGGGGAACGCGGAGATCAAGGAGGACGTGATCCGAGACAAGCTGGATTTGGCCCCCGGGACGGTGTTCAACCCGCAGGCGGTGGCCCGGAACGTCGACAAGGTACGGGCCTTCTACGAGGAGGAGGGGTACTACCAGGCGGAGGTGACGGGGAGCCATCAGGTGATCTCGGACCGGGAGGTGGACGTGGTCTTCCGGATCCGGGAGGGGGAGGTCTACCGCATCCGGGAGGTCCGGATCGAGGGAAACCAGGGGCTCAGCGACCGCCAGGTGAGGAAGGTGATGGCGACCCAGGCGCGGTTCCTCTGGTGGTTCCCGCCCGGCATCCTGAAGAAGACGGACCTGGCCCAGGACGTGGAGCGGATCAAGGCGCTCTACCTGGATCACGGCTATCTCCAGATCCGGCTGGAGGAGCCCCAGGTCCTGCGCGACGACGTGAGCCACCGCCTGGAAGTCCTCATCCGCCTGCAGGAGGGACCCCAGTACCAGGTGGGGAACGTAGGGGTGACGGGGGCCACCGTCTTTCCCCCGGAGGAGATCCTGAAGGGCCTCAGGATCGCCCAGGCAAAGGTCTTCAGCCGGGACCTCCTCCGGCAGGACATCGCCCGGCTGACCGAGCGCTACGGGGAGAAGGGCTACGTCTTCGTGGACATCGCCCCGCTGACGAAGACCGACGAGGAGCGAAAGACCATCGACCTGACGCTGGAGGTGAGCGAGGGCCGGCAGGCGGTCCTGGAGCGGATCGAGATCCGGGGGAACACCAAGACGCACGACAAGGTGATCCGCCGACAGCTGGAACTGGCGGAGGGGGACATCTTCAACGGCCGGGAGCTGCAGCGGGGGCGGCAGCGGTTGTTGGCCCTCAACTACTTCGAGGAGGTGCGGGTCAACACGGAGACGGGCAGCGCTCCCGAGAAGCTGGTCCTGAACCTGGATGTGAAGGAGAAGCCGACAGGCCGCGTCGGGTTCGGGGCGGGCTTCAGCACCGGTTCCGGGGTGGCCGGGCTCCTCTTCCTGAACGAGGACAACCTGTTCGGGCTCGGGCGGCGCCTCGGCATTAACCTCAGTGTGGGGACGCGCACCGAGCGCTACGAGCTCTTCTACGAGGACCCGGCCCTCTTCGACACGAACTACTCCCTGGGACTGAGTGTGTTCAAGGCCGAGCGGGACTTCACCGACTTCGACGAGGAGCGGACGGGGGGAAGCATCACGGTGGGCCGCCGCTTCCTCCGGTTCAACCGGGCCAGCCTCACCTACCGTCTGCAGGAGGTGACCATCAGCAACGTGGAACCGGCGGCCTCCACCTTCATCCAGCAGCAGGTGGGGACGAGCACCACCAGCAGCCTGACGCTCGGCCTGAGCCGGGACACCCGGGACAGCCCCCTGGATCCCACCCGGGGCTACCGGGTCCTGGCCACGGCGGAGGGGGCGGGCGGCCCCCTGAACTTCGATAACGACCTCTACAAGCTGGAGTTGGACGGGAGCATCTATCAGCTGCTGGTGGAGGACTGGAAGCTTGTGGGCATGCTCCGGGGGGCGATCGGCTACGTGGAGACCTTCGGGGACACCGCGACCGTCCCCATTCAGGAGCGTTACTTCCTGGGGGGCCCCTTCAGCTTGCGGGGGTTCGACTTTCGGGACGTGAGCCCGAAGGATCCGGTCACGGGGGACCGGATCGGCGGGAACAAGTTCCTGCTCGGAACCGCCGAGATCCAGTTCCCGATCCTGCAGGAAGCCATCAGCCTGAAGGGAGCGATCTTCTTCGACATCGGCAACGTGTACGCGGAGGGGGAACCCTACGAGCTCAGTTTCCGGACCGACGCCGGGGTGGGGATCCGGATGATCACCCCCCTCGGCCCCCTCCGGCTGGACTGGGGCTATAACCTGCAGCCCCGCGATGGGGAGGGGCGGAGTCAGATCCAGTTTACCGTGGGGAGAATTTTCTGAGGGGCGGAGGCCCGGGGGGCGGCGAATGGGAGCATGCGGGCGCGGACTGATGGCGGCGGGTCTCGTGGCGCTGGCGGCCCTGGGGGCCCCCGGGTCCGGGGCGGCGCAGGAGAACACTCTCAAGATCGGTTTCGTGGACGTCCAGAAGGTCCTGAACGAGTCCGCCAGGGGGAAGGAGGCCAAAGGGAGGCTGGAGAAGGAGCGGGACGCCAAGCAGCAGGAGATCCGGGGGAAGGAGGAGGAGATCAAGAAGCTGGAGGCGGACCTGCAGAAGCAAGGAGCGGTGTTGAGCGAGGCGGCCCGGAAGGAGCGGCAGGAGGCCATTAACCGGAGGGTCCGCGACCTGCGCCGCCTGTTCGAGGATTTTAATCGGGACCTGCAGAAGCGGGAGAACGAGCTCCTGAGCGAGATCCTCCGAGATATCCGGAAGTTGATCGTGGCCCACGGGAAGGAGCAGCACTACACGCTCATCCTGGAAGCGCAATCGGGCATCATCTATGCCAGCCAGGGGGCGGACCTGACCGACGAGGTCCTGGCGGCCTATAACCAGCAGAAGTGAGGGGCCTCTCATGCGGCTGGACGCCCTCGCCCGGGCCCTGGGGTGCACGCTGGAAGGGGACGCGAGTGCCGAGGTGAGCGGGGTGGCCCCCATCGAGGCCGCCGGCCCCCGGGACCTCACCTTCCTGCATCATCCGCGGTACCTGAAGCATCTCGCCACGACCCGGGCCGCCGCCGTGATCGTCCCCCCCGGGACCGGCCGGGCCCCGTGTGCCCTCCTCCGCCACGAGAACCCGTACCTCGCCTTCGCGGCCGCGTTGCGCCTCTTCTTCCCGGAGACACCCCGATGGGCCGGAGTCCACCCGCAGGCCGCCGTGGCGCCCACCGCCCGGCTCGCTCCGGACGTGGCCGTCGGGGCTTTCGCCGTCATCGAGGATGAGGCCGAGGTGGGGGGGGCGACTCAGATCGGTCCTCAGGTATACGTCGGCCGGGGCAGTCGCATCGGCCGGTCGTGTCTCCTGTACCCACAGGTGGTCATCCGGGAAGGGGTCACGGTGGGCGACCGGGTGATCATCCACAGCGGGACGGTCGTGGGGAGCGACGGCTTCGGCTACGCCCGGGATGCGCAGGGAAGGTCCCACAAGGTTCCGCAGGTCGGGCGGGTGATCATCGAAGATGACGTGGAGCTGGGGGCCAATGTCACGGTGGACCGGGCGACGCTGGGCGCCACGCGAATCGGACGGGGGACGAAGGTCGACAACCTGGTCCAGATCGCCCACAATGTGGTCATCGGAGAGCACTCGGTGATTGTGGCCCAGGTCGCGATCGCCGGGAGCACGGAGGTGGGGCGGCACGTCACCATTGCCGGCCAGGCGGGAATCGTCGGGCACGTGAAGATCGGGGACCGGAGCGTGATCGGCTCCCAGGCCGGGGTTGGGGAGGACCTGCCCGCGGGGGCCCTGGTCCTGGGGAGCCCGGCAGTCCCCCACATGACGGCGAAGCGGATCTGGGCCGCCTGGGCGAAGCTGCCGGAACTGCTCCGCCGCGTCCGGGATCTGGAGCGGCGGCTGGAAGGGGACCCGGACCGGATGGGTCAGGAGGAGCCACGGCGATGATGGATGTCACCGCAATCCAGAAGCTGATCCCGCACCGCCCCCCCTTCTTGTTGGTGGATCGGGTGCTGGAGATCACGCCGGGGCGCCGGATCGTCGGCGTGAAGAGCGTGACCATGAACGAGCCGTTCTTCGCCGGGCATTTCCCGGGGCACCCGATCATGCCCGGGGTCCTGATCGTGGAGGCCTTGGCGCAGCTCGGCGGCGTCCTGTGGATCAGCAGCCTGGGGGACCGGGGGGGAAAGCTCTTCTACTTCGCGGGAATCGACAAGTGCCGGTTCCGGCGACCGGTGCATCCCGGGGACCAGCTCCGCCTGGAAGTGGAATTCACGGGCTTGAAGAGCCGGACCTGTCGGGCCCGGGGGACCGCCTCCGTGAATGGGGAGGTCGCGGCAGAGGCGGAGCTGCTGTGCATGCTGGTGGATGTCGGGGAGGCACCGGCTCCCGAGGCAGCCACCCCGGCCCAGACGGAGTGAGCCCGTGAGCATCCATCCGACTGCGAT is part of the Candidatus Methylomirabilis sp. genome and harbors:
- a CDS encoding lipoprotein-releasing ABC transporter permease subunit, with the protein product MPYELFIGLRYLKSRRTSALVSFITVISTAGVALGVLALIVVIAVMSGFERELRDKILGTKSHVLVLKAGDGLLEDPARALGAVRSVPGVAAASPFTLHQVMLVSARGVAGAVLQGIDSTSKGEVGDLGESLRQGSLADLAPAPAAGAEGALLDGVLLGRSLAFTLGVTVGDVVTVLSPLGGGISPLGVSPRLKRFRVAGIFAVGMHEYDSSLAYIAIPAAQQFFRLGGAVTGIEVRLHDFWQAPEVAEAIQDRLGPPHYARTWMQMYQSLFSALRLEKITMFIILVMIVVVASFGIVSTLSMAVVDKRKEIAILKSMGATAGSILKIFLVKGLVIGLAGTAMGVVGGLAITFNLDPIVAFLERLFGVRAFPAEVYFLDRLPHQVNPGDLVAILLSSLAIAFLATVYPALQASRLDPVEAMRYE
- a CDS encoding ABC transporter ATP-binding protein, with product MSELVRARDLQKHFHRGGETLHILKGVSLTVSAGEFVAVIGPSGAGKSTLLHLLGALDRPTGGELYYGDRALWTLSDGELAAFRNRTVGFVFQFHHLLPEFTALENAMMPALIAGRPRAEAVEAARGLLGQVGLGERLEHRPGELSGGEQQRVAVARALVTSPRIVLADEPTGNLDRKTGEEVFALLRLFNREQGIALVLVTHNEALSRQADRVLRLEDGRLVAPGAGVEMG
- a CDS encoding ATP-dependent Clp protease ATP-binding subunit → MFERFTERARKVIILAREEAIRLGHNFVGTEHLLLGLIREGDGLAVAILKKLNVNLSAVKSDVEKIVSVGSEVAPAGEIPFTPQAKKVLEYAISEARSLGHNYIGTEHLLLGLIREGEGTASLVLRDFGVTVTSAKAQAQELLGEQATKATASARTPALDEFGLDLTALARQGKLDPVIGRESEIERVIQILSRRTKNNPVLIGEAGVGKTAIVEGLAQRIVASNVPETLLRKRVIMLDLPGMVAGTKYRGQFEERLKAVIKEIQQAQNVSLFIDELHTLVGAGAAEGAIDASNMLKPALARGEIQCIGATTMDEYRKYIEKDRALERRFQTILVGPPSVDETIRILREIKDRYEAHHSAIITDEAVRAAARLSQRYIADRFLPDKAIDVIDEAGSRARLKSLMLPPELREMENEVERLRVQKEDAIRTQAFEVAARLRDAERKMRAELEDRKAKWKEQKAKEKIVVNDEDIAYIVSKWTGIPLYQIEEEESSKLLRMEAELQKRVVGQLEAIRAVTRAIRRSRSGLKNPNRPVGSFIFLGPTGVGKTELAKALAEFLFGTEEAIVRVDMSEYMERFSVSRLIGAPPGYIGYDDSGQLTEKVRRRPFSVVLLDEIEKAHPEVFNLLLQILEDGHLTDSYGRKVDFKNSILIMTSNIGARQIGHQAPLGFTKGGEEQTYERMKETVLSELKKAFNPELLNRIDEVIVFHPLSKDHLKQIVDLMLNRLQSQLEDKKLTLTVADNAKEFLIEKGFDPTYGARPLRRAIQRHVEDLLAEEMLKGNFAEGSTVRVRAGEEGLIVEEVNLQEQQAT
- the bamA gene encoding outer membrane protein assembly factor BamA, which translates into the protein MGLVPRPAAHLTLVLACLLPASLLAQEAPRITQIDVTGHRLVEESAIRLRLKTRVGDPFSVDRVREDVEALFKMGFFDNVEVDATPFEGGLRLTYRVIEKPTVRQVRIEGNAEIKEDVIRDKLDLAPGTVFNPQAVARNVDKVRAFYEEEGYYQAEVTGSHQVISDREVDVVFRIREGEVYRIREVRIEGNQGLSDRQVRKVMATQARFLWWFPPGILKKTDLAQDVERIKALYLDHGYLQIRLEEPQVLRDDVSHRLEVLIRLQEGPQYQVGNVGVTGATVFPPEEILKGLRIAQAKVFSRDLLRQDIARLTERYGEKGYVFVDIAPLTKTDEERKTIDLTLEVSEGRQAVLERIEIRGNTKTHDKVIRRQLELAEGDIFNGRELQRGRQRLLALNYFEEVRVNTETGSAPEKLVLNLDVKEKPTGRVGFGAGFSTGSGVAGLLFLNEDNLFGLGRRLGINLSVGTRTERYELFYEDPALFDTNYSLGLSVFKAERDFTDFDEERTGGSITVGRRFLRFNRASLTYRLQEVTISNVEPAASTFIQQQVGTSTTSSLTLGLSRDTRDSPLDPTRGYRVLATAEGAGGPLNFDNDLYKLELDGSIYQLLVEDWKLVGMLRGAIGYVETFGDTATVPIQERYFLGGPFSLRGFDFRDVSPKDPVTGDRIGGNKFLLGTAEIQFPILQEAISLKGAIFFDIGNVYAEGEPYELSFRTDAGVGIRMITPLGPLRLDWGYNLQPRDGEGRSQIQFTVGRIF
- a CDS encoding OmpH family outer membrane protein, giving the protein MAAGLVALAALGAPGSGAAQENTLKIGFVDVQKVLNESARGKEAKGRLEKERDAKQQEIRGKEEEIKKLEADLQKQGAVLSEAARKERQEAINRRVRDLRRLFEDFNRDLQKRENELLSEILRDIRKLIVAHGKEQHYTLILEAQSGIIYASQGADLTDEVLAAYNQQK
- the lpxD gene encoding UDP-3-O-(3-hydroxymyristoyl)glucosamine N-acyltransferase, with translation MRLDALARALGCTLEGDASAEVSGVAPIEAAGPRDLTFLHHPRYLKHLATTRAAAVIVPPGTGRAPCALLRHENPYLAFAAALRLFFPETPRWAGVHPQAAVAPTARLAPDVAVGAFAVIEDEAEVGGATQIGPQVYVGRGSRIGRSCLLYPQVVIREGVTVGDRVIIHSGTVVGSDGFGYARDAQGRSHKVPQVGRVIIEDDVELGANVTVDRATLGATRIGRGTKVDNLVQIAHNVVIGEHSVIVAQVAIAGSTEVGRHVTIAGQAGIVGHVKIGDRSVIGSQAGVGEDLPAGALVLGSPAVPHMTAKRIWAAWAKLPELLRRVRDLERRLEGDPDRMGQEEPRR
- the fabZ gene encoding 3-hydroxyacyl-ACP dehydratase FabZ — translated: MMDVTAIQKLIPHRPPFLLVDRVLEITPGRRIVGVKSVTMNEPFFAGHFPGHPIMPGVLIVEALAQLGGVLWISSLGDRGGKLFYFAGIDKCRFRRPVHPGDQLRLEVEFTGLKSRTCRARGTASVNGEVAAEAELLCMLVDVGEAPAPEAATPAQTE